The following coding sequences are from one Gadus morhua chromosome 10, gadMor3.0, whole genome shotgun sequence window:
- the igbp1 gene encoding immunoglobulin-binding protein 1 encodes MEGKMADSGSIHQTDEDSDAKPNKLSDLLNRGWQIFEEVDTTNEPIGSNHIQVKIKRGITALEDVTRMVAELQLFSRNELLEEMATADLRYLLLPALLGGLTLRLTDRDRRALTVTAAREHFHAFLRRCKEYHVSDFKLPKAQLETDEESRCAPSTTKSPASTNSSDLVAMAVQRQAKIERYRQKKMTEDRLVEVKKAVDSAMADEEVVRDFYLLTVKKWINIALEEIESIDLELEILKRMDLPSGPRQFKHPQRPPMKPFVLTKDAVQARVFGAGYPSLPTMSVDEWYEEHQKRGILPDQGLPQREEEVEGKDHEDEMKEKQVEEDDEEALAKARNWDDWRDSHRRGYGNRKNMG; translated from the exons ATGGAAGGCAAGATGGCTGACTCTGGCAGCATCCACCAAACGGATGAGGATAGCGACGCTAAACCGAACAAGTTGTCAGATTTATTAAATCGTGGATGGCAAATATTTGAAGAAGTAGACACCACAAATGAGCCGATTGGATCAAACCACATCCAAGTTAAAATTAAACGGGGGATAACGGCATTGGAAGATGTTACACGAATGGTGGCTGAGCTTCAACTGTTCAGTCGGAACGAGCTTCTAGAGGAAATGGCGACGGCCGACCTGCGGTACCTGCTGCTGCCCGCGCTGCTCGGCGGCCTCACGCTGCGGCTCACGGACCGGGACCGCCGCGCGCTCACCGTCACCGCGGCTCGGGAACACTTCCACGCGTTTCTTAGACGATGCAAAGAATACCATGTGTCAGACTTCAAGCTGCCCAAAGCCCAGCTGGAAACGGACGAAGAGTCCAGATGTGCACCATCTACAACCAAG TCTCCAGCCTCCACCAACTCATCGGACCTCGTCGCCATGGCGGTGCAGAGACAAGCCAAGATTGAAAGATACAGACAGAAAAAAATGACAGAAGATAGATTGGTAGAAGTTAAAAAAGCTGTTGACAGTGCGATGGCTGATGAAGAAGTTGTCCGTGACTTCTATCTTCTCACGGTGAAGAAATGGATCAACATAGCTCTTGAGGAAATTGAAAGCATTGACTTGGAGCTGGAGATTTTAAAGAGAATGGACTTACCATCAGGACCCAGACAGTTTAAACATCCACAAAGGCCACCTATGAAACCTTTTGTTTTGACCAAAGATGCTGTACAG GCCCGGGTGTTTGGAGCTGGTTACCCCAGTCTGCCCACTATGAGCGTAGACGAATGGTATGAAGAGCACCAGAAACGGGGGATCCTTCCGGACCAAGGACTGccccagagggaggaggaggtggagggtaaaGATCATGAGGATGAGATGAAGGAGaaacaggtggaggaggacgatgaggagGCCCTGGCTAAAGCCAGGAACTGGGATGACTGGAGAGACTCTCATAGAAGAGGTTATGGAAACCGCAAGAACATGGGCTGA